One part of the Rutidosis leptorrhynchoides isolate AG116_Rl617_1_P2 chromosome 1, CSIRO_AGI_Rlap_v1, whole genome shotgun sequence genome encodes these proteins:
- the LOC139875118 gene encoding COP9 signalosome complex subunit 7-like isoform X4, with amino-acid sequence MDIEQKQEEHIDHFVNRASTLYDSSLATVINEATSHPSLFAFSEILSVPSIIQLQGTEHAIYFDLLRMFAHGTWSEYKSNGSNLPPLAHDQVRKLKQLTVLTLAETNKVLPYDVLMQELDINNVRELEDFLINDCMYVGIVRGKLDQFRRCFQVQFAAGRDLRPGQLGSMIHTLSDWLSTSDNLLITIQNKIKWADNMSELDKKHKKEADEKMEEVKKALSLKIFLSMHLTYFVAEVTTCEQADVDLRGHEEMFSELGGVMDYDEDRSRPKRRRHPLG; translated from the exons ATGGATATCGAACAAAAGCAAGAAGAACACATCGATCACTTCGTGAATCGAGCATCAACTCTATATGATTCATCTCTCGCAACCGTCATCAATGAAGCTACTTCACATCCTTCACTCTTTGCTTTCTCCGAGATCCTTTCCGTACCTAGCATTATTCAG CTTCAAGGTACAGAGCATGCTATTTACTTCGATTTACTTCGTATGTTTGCTCATGGGACTTGGAGTGAATATAAGA GCAATGGTAGTAATCTTCCACCATTGGCACACGATCAAGTCCGAAAGCTAAAACAACTTACTGTGCTTACGCTAGCCGAGACTAATAAG GTACTGCCATATGATGTGCTGATGCAAGAGTTAGACATTAATAATGTCCGCGAGCTTGAAGATTTTCTGATCAATGACTGCATGTATGTG GGTATTGTTAGGGGAAAACTGGACCAGTTCCGAAGATGTTTTCAG GTGCAATTTGCAGCAGGGAGGGATCTAAGGCCTGGACAATTGGGGAGTATGATACATACATTATCTGATTG GTTAAGTACATCTGATAATTTACTTATCACAATTCAAAATAAGATAAAATGGGCTGACAACATGAGTGAGCTGGACAAGAAGCATAAAAAAGAAGCCGATGAAAAAATGGAGGAAGTTAAAAAGGCACTCTCCTTGAAG ATATTTTTGTCGATGCATCTTACTTACTTTGTGGCAGAAGTTACAACCTGTGAGCAGGCCGATGTTGATTTACGAGGGCACGAAGAGATGTTCTCGGAACTTGGTGGAGTGATGGATTATGATGAAGACCGAAGCCGGCCAAAGAG GAGAAGACACCCGTTGGGTTGA
- the LOC139875118 gene encoding COP9 signalosome complex subunit 7-like isoform X1 yields the protein MDIEQKQEEHIDHFVNRASTLYDSSLATVINEATSHPSLFAFSEILSVPSIIQLQGTEHAIYFDLLRMFAHGTWSEYKSNGSNLPPLAHDQVRKLKQLTVLTLAETNKVLPYDVLMQELDINNVRELEDFLINDCMYVGIVRGKLDQFRRCFQVQFAAGRDLRPGQLGSMIHTLSDWLSTSDNLLITIQNKIKWADNMSELDKKHKKEADEKMEEVKKALSLKADVDLRGHEEMFSELGGVMDYDEDRSRPKRNKINYRRRHPLG from the exons ATGGATATCGAACAAAAGCAAGAAGAACACATCGATCACTTCGTGAATCGAGCATCAACTCTATATGATTCATCTCTCGCAACCGTCATCAATGAAGCTACTTCACATCCTTCACTCTTTGCTTTCTCCGAGATCCTTTCCGTACCTAGCATTATTCAG CTTCAAGGTACAGAGCATGCTATTTACTTCGATTTACTTCGTATGTTTGCTCATGGGACTTGGAGTGAATATAAGA GCAATGGTAGTAATCTTCCACCATTGGCACACGATCAAGTCCGAAAGCTAAAACAACTTACTGTGCTTACGCTAGCCGAGACTAATAAG GTACTGCCATATGATGTGCTGATGCAAGAGTTAGACATTAATAATGTCCGCGAGCTTGAAGATTTTCTGATCAATGACTGCATGTATGTG GGTATTGTTAGGGGAAAACTGGACCAGTTCCGAAGATGTTTTCAG GTGCAATTTGCAGCAGGGAGGGATCTAAGGCCTGGACAATTGGGGAGTATGATACATACATTATCTGATTG GTTAAGTACATCTGATAATTTACTTATCACAATTCAAAATAAGATAAAATGGGCTGACAACATGAGTGAGCTGGACAAGAAGCATAAAAAAGAAGCCGATGAAAAAATGGAGGAAGTTAAAAAGGCACTCTCCTTGAAG GCCGATGTTGATTTACGAGGGCACGAAGAGATGTTCTCGGAACTTGGTGGAGTGATGGATTATGATGAAGACCGAAGCCGGCCAAAGAG GAACAAAATTAATTATAGGAGAAGACACCCGTTGGGTTGA
- the LOC139875118 gene encoding COP9 signalosome complex subunit 7-like isoform X2, with amino-acid sequence MDIEQKQEEHIDHFVNRASTLYDSSLATVINEATSHPSLFAFSEILSVPSIIQLQGTEHAIYFDLLRMFAHGTWSEYKSNGSNLPPLAHDQVRKLKQLTVLTLAETNKVLPYDVLMQELDINNVRELEDFLINDCMYVGIVRGKLDQFRRCFQVQFAAGRDLRPGQLGSMIHTLSDWLSTSDNLLITIQNKIKWADNMSELDKKHKKEADEKMEEVKKALSLKADVDLRGHEEMFSELGGVMDYDEDRSRPKRRRHPLG; translated from the exons ATGGATATCGAACAAAAGCAAGAAGAACACATCGATCACTTCGTGAATCGAGCATCAACTCTATATGATTCATCTCTCGCAACCGTCATCAATGAAGCTACTTCACATCCTTCACTCTTTGCTTTCTCCGAGATCCTTTCCGTACCTAGCATTATTCAG CTTCAAGGTACAGAGCATGCTATTTACTTCGATTTACTTCGTATGTTTGCTCATGGGACTTGGAGTGAATATAAGA GCAATGGTAGTAATCTTCCACCATTGGCACACGATCAAGTCCGAAAGCTAAAACAACTTACTGTGCTTACGCTAGCCGAGACTAATAAG GTACTGCCATATGATGTGCTGATGCAAGAGTTAGACATTAATAATGTCCGCGAGCTTGAAGATTTTCTGATCAATGACTGCATGTATGTG GGTATTGTTAGGGGAAAACTGGACCAGTTCCGAAGATGTTTTCAG GTGCAATTTGCAGCAGGGAGGGATCTAAGGCCTGGACAATTGGGGAGTATGATACATACATTATCTGATTG GTTAAGTACATCTGATAATTTACTTATCACAATTCAAAATAAGATAAAATGGGCTGACAACATGAGTGAGCTGGACAAGAAGCATAAAAAAGAAGCCGATGAAAAAATGGAGGAAGTTAAAAAGGCACTCTCCTTGAAG GCCGATGTTGATTTACGAGGGCACGAAGAGATGTTCTCGGAACTTGGTGGAGTGATGGATTATGATGAAGACCGAAGCCGGCCAAAGAG GAGAAGACACCCGTTGGGTTGA
- the LOC139875118 gene encoding COP9 signalosome complex subunit 7-like isoform X3: protein MDIEQKQEEHIDHFVNRASTLYDSSLATVINEATSHPSLFAFSEILSVPSIIQLQGTEHAIYFDLLRMFAHGTWSEYKSNGSNLPPLAHDQVRKLKQLTVLTLAETNKVLPYDVLMQELDINNVRELEDFLINDCMYVGIVRGKLDQFRRCFQVQFAAGRDLRPGQLGSMIHTLSDWLSTSDNLLITIQNKIKWADNMSELDKKHKKEADEKMEEVKKALSLKKLQPVSRPMLIYEGTKRCSRNLVE from the exons ATGGATATCGAACAAAAGCAAGAAGAACACATCGATCACTTCGTGAATCGAGCATCAACTCTATATGATTCATCTCTCGCAACCGTCATCAATGAAGCTACTTCACATCCTTCACTCTTTGCTTTCTCCGAGATCCTTTCCGTACCTAGCATTATTCAG CTTCAAGGTACAGAGCATGCTATTTACTTCGATTTACTTCGTATGTTTGCTCATGGGACTTGGAGTGAATATAAGA GCAATGGTAGTAATCTTCCACCATTGGCACACGATCAAGTCCGAAAGCTAAAACAACTTACTGTGCTTACGCTAGCCGAGACTAATAAG GTACTGCCATATGATGTGCTGATGCAAGAGTTAGACATTAATAATGTCCGCGAGCTTGAAGATTTTCTGATCAATGACTGCATGTATGTG GGTATTGTTAGGGGAAAACTGGACCAGTTCCGAAGATGTTTTCAG GTGCAATTTGCAGCAGGGAGGGATCTAAGGCCTGGACAATTGGGGAGTATGATACATACATTATCTGATTG GTTAAGTACATCTGATAATTTACTTATCACAATTCAAAATAAGATAAAATGGGCTGACAACATGAGTGAGCTGGACAAGAAGCATAAAAAAGAAGCCGATGAAAAAATGGAGGAAGTTAAAAAGGCACTCTCCTTGAAG AAGTTACAACCTGTGAGCAGGCCGATGTTGATTTACGAGGGCACGAAGAGATGTTCTCGGAACTTGGTGGAGTGA